From one Lycium ferocissimum isolate CSIRO_LF1 chromosome 7, AGI_CSIRO_Lferr_CH_V1, whole genome shotgun sequence genomic stretch:
- the LOC132065653 gene encoding protein NRT1/ PTR FAMILY 2.7-like: protein MESSVRDVDEEDMQSSSGRKKGGWITFPFIIATMAGLSLASGGWMSNLIVYLIDEFNMKSIKAAKVYNVVNGLTTLFPIVGGIIADSFLGCFSVIWISSLISALGILLLLLTATIDVLRPPACNDGSSLCASPSKHQYTVLYVAMVLASLGVAGTRYTIAPMGANQFDKPKHQAIFFNWYIFAFYTSFAVSTTAIVYVEDNVSWAWGFGISMACNILGLVMFLAGKRFYRRVKEQGGSPFVNLARVIVATIQKWRVPLSEQTQHYYHDPSDKTTLTTSPIPTKFLKFLNCAAFITEGDTRSDGSNSNPWRLCTVQQVEDLKSLIKLFPLWASGFLISTQLVIQTSLLILQALKMDRHMGPHFEIPASTMLVFILLFTCIAISIIDRLLYPFLAKYTSFSLTPLQRIGIGHVITIVSMAVFALVESRRLRLAKSHKLQGQNNAIVPMSVFWLVPQLALNGIGEGFHFPGHMAFYYQEFPASLKSTSTAMVALFIGIAYYLGNGLIDLVQRLSGWLPDNINDGRVDNVFWLCCVLGSANFIYYLVFASLYKYKDVDDKPNDVLSK from the exons ATGGAAAGTTCAGTAAGAGATGTTGATGAAGAAGATATGCAGTCCTCCTCTGGTCGAAAAAAAGGTGGCTGGATAACCTTCCCCTTCATTATAG CAACCATGGCGGGCTTGTCACTTGCGTCTGGAGGGTGGATGAGCAACCTGATTGTTTATTTGATAGATGAATTCAACATGAAGAGCATCAAAGCGGCTAAAGTTTACAATGTGGTCAATGGCTTGACCACCCTTTTCCCAATTGTTGGTGGAATCATAGCTGACTCTTTTCTTGGCTGTTTTTCTGTCATTTGGATTTCTTCTCTTATCTCTGCTCTG GGTATTTTGCTTCTACTATTAACAGCAACAATTGATGTGTTAAGACCTCCAGCATGCAATGATGGATCCAGTCTCTGCGCAAGCCCATCAAAACACCAGTACACGGTACTATACGTGGCTATGGTGTTAGCATCTCTAGGCGTTGCGGGTACACGTTATACAATTGCACCAATGGGAGCTAATCAGTTTGATAAGCCAAAACACCAAGCGATTTTCTTCAATTGGTACATATTCGCCTTTTACACGTCCTTTGCTGTAAGCACCACAGCCATCGTTTACGTGGAGGACAATGTCAGTTGGGCATGGGGTTTCGGTATCTCTATGGCTTGTAACATACTTGGCTTGGTAATGTTTCTCGCTGGGAAACGTTTCTATCGCCGTGTTAAGGAACAAGGAGGCAGCCCTTTTGTCAACTTAGCACGTGTCATAGTCGCCACCATTCAGAAATGGAGAGTCCCTCTTTCGGAACAAACTCAACACTACTACCATGATCCAAGTGACAAAACCACACTAACAACTTCTCCAATTCCTACCAAATTCTTAAA GTTCTTGAATTGTGCAGCTTTTATTACTGAGGGAGACACCAGATCAGACGGATCGAATAGTAACCCTTGGAGGCTATGCACAGTGCAGCAAGTAGAAGATTTGAAAAGCTTGATCAAGCTTTTCCCTCTATGGGCTAGTGGTTTTCTTATATCTACCCAACTAGTCATACAAACAAGCCTGCTAATTCTTCAAGCTCTAAAAATGGATCGCCATATGGGACCTCATTTCGAGATCCCAGCAAGTACTATGTTAGTCTTCATATTGCTATTTACTTGTATAGCCATATCCATCATTGACCGATTACTCTACCCTTTTCTAGCTAAATACACTAGCTTTTCTCTCACCCCTCTTCAGCGCATTGGAATAGGCCATGTCATAACTATAGTTAGCATGGCTGTTTTCGCCCTGGTTGAGTCCAGGCGACTGAGGCTCGCTAAATCTCACAAACTCCAAGGCCAAAACAATGCCATTGTTCCAATGTCGGTCTTTTGGCTAGTGCCACAGCTAGCTCTTAATGGAATCGGAGAAGGATTCCATTTTCCAGGACATATGGCGTTTTATTACCAAGAATTTCCAGCATCCTTGAAGAGCACCTCGACTGCAATGGTTGCCCTTTTTATTGGTATTGCATACTATTTGGGGAACGGGTTGATTGATCTGGTTCAACGACTATCAGGATGGTTGCCAGACAATATCAACGATGGAAGAGTGGATAACGTCTTCTGGCTCTGTTGTGTCCTGGGATCAGCTAACTTCATTTATTACCTCGTGTTTGCATCCTTGTACAAGTATAAAGATGTGGACGACAAACCAAATGATGTGCTTAGTAAATGA